The Malus domestica chromosome 06, GDT2T_hap1 genome has a segment encoding these proteins:
- the LOC103437525 gene encoding probable WRKY transcription factor 43, which yields MDHNNQIFFLGSSASSSASPVFSSSQSSFPLCLGDRNAGMMKSGRKEGDKVNKKQKYAFQTRSQVDILDDGYRWRKYGQKVVKNNKFPRSYYKCTHQGCMVKKQIQRLSKDEGIVVTTYDGIHTHRIDEYSAENLEQIIRHMQASTVPNN from the exons ATGGATCACAACAACCAAATATTCTTCCTTGGTTCATCAGCATCCTCATCAGCTTCTCCTGTTTTTTCATCGAGTCAGTCAAGTTTTCCACTTTGTCTCGGTGACAGAAATGCAGGCATGATGAAGTCAGGAAGAAAAGAAGGTGATAAGGTGAACAAGAAGCAGAAATATGCATTTCAAACAAGGAGCCAGGTTGACATACTTGACGACGGGTACCGGTGGCGAAAATACGGGCAAAAAGTTGTTAAGAACAATAAGTTTCCTAG AAGTTACTATAAGTGTACGCATCAAGGGTGCATGGTGAAGAAACAAATCCAACGCCTTTCGAAGGACGAAGGGATTGTGGTAACGACATACGATGGAATCCATACGCATCGGATTGATGAGTATTCTGCCGAAAATCTTGAGCAGATAATTAGGCATATGCAAGCATCTACTGTGCCTAATAATTAA